From Triticum urartu cultivar G1812 chromosome 2, Tu2.1, whole genome shotgun sequence, a single genomic window includes:
- the LOC125539362 gene encoding branched-chain amino acid aminotransferase 2, chloroplastic-like translates to MELRLRAPVSRASASPRGTAVSPSPRPHPRLPSQPIQKRFAGSAVSVSRRGTAARSSPCSALMTASYNTGTPDLVDFDWEALGFQLVPTDFMYIMKCSSDGVFTKGELVPYGPIEMNPAAAVLNYGQGLLEGLRAHRKEDGSVIVFRPEENALRMRIGADRLCMPAPSVEQFLSGVKQTILANKRWVPPTGKGSLYIRPLLIGSGAMLGVAPAPEYTFVVYVCPVGHYFKDGLSPISLLTEEEYHRAAPGGTGDIKTIGNYASVVSAQRRAKAKGHSDVLYLDPVHKKFVEEVSSCNIFMVKDNVISTPLLTGTILPGITRRSIIEIARNLGIQVEERLIAIDELLDADEVFCTGTAVVLSPVGSIVYHGRRVEYGGGKVGAVSQQLYSALTAIQKGLAEDSMGWSVQLN, encoded by the exons ATGGAGCTCCGCCTCCGCGCCCCGGTGTCCCGCGCTTCCGCTTCTCCGCGCGGCACGGCGGTCTCCCCCAGCCCCAGGCCGCATCCGCGCCTGCCCTCACAACCC ATTCAGAAGCGATTCGCCGGCAGCGCCGTCTCCGTCTCCAGGCGAGGCACTGCGGCAAGGAGCAGCCCGTGTTCCGCCCTGATGACGGCGTCATACAA CACAGGAACTCCGGACCTGGTCGACTTCGACTGGGAGGCTCTTGGATTTCAATTGGTCCCGACAGACTTTATGTATATAATGAAATGTTCGTCAGATGGGGTGTTTACCAAGGGTGAATTGGTTCCGTATGGGCCAATTGAGATGAACCCCGCTGCTGCAGTTTTAAATTATGGCCAG GGATTGCTCGAAGGTCTTAGAGCACACAGAAAGGAGGATGGTTCAGTAATTGTTTTTCGCCCTGAGGAAAACGCGTTGCGGATGAGGATAGGTGCAGATCGGCTATGCATGCCTGCACCAAGCGTTGAGCAGTTCCTATCAGGTGTCAAGCAAACTATATTGGCAAACAAGCGTTGG GTACCCCCCACTGGCAAAGGTTCTTTATATATCAGGCCGCTGCTGATTGGAAGTGGAGCTATGCTAGGTGTAGCACCTGCTCCGGAGTATACATTTGTCGTGTATGTTTGCCCAGTTGGTCACTATTTCAAG GATGGCCTGTCTCCTATTAGCTTATTGACTGAGGAAGAATATCACCGCGCTGCACCTGGTGGAACTGGTGATATTAAGACAATTGGAAATTATGCTTCG GTTGTTAGTGCTCAGAGAAGAGCCAAGGCGAAAGGTCATTCTGATGTTCTTTACTTGGATCCTGTGCATAAGAAGTTTGTGGAGGAAGTTTCTTCCTGTAATATATTCATGGTGAAG GATAATGTTATTTCTACTCCACTATTAACGGGAACAATTCTTCCTGGAATCACAAGAAGAAGTATAATTGAAATTGCCCGAAATCTTGGAATCCAG GTCGAAGAGCGCCTTATTGCGATAGATGAGTTGCTTGACGCGGATGAAGTCTTCTGTACAGGGACTGCCGTTGTACTATCACCTGTTGGTTCCATAGTGTACCACGGAAGAAG AGTGGAGTATGGGGGCGGGAAGGTCGGAGCGGTGTCCCAGCAACTGTATTCGGCACTCACAGCTATCCAGAAAGGCCTTGCAGAGGACAGTATGGGATGGAGTGTGCAATTGAATTAG